From one Sphingomonas xanthus genomic stretch:
- a CDS encoding M20/M25/M40 family metallo-hydrolase, with amino-acid sequence MRLLLAATIAAAATPAFAQSADPASRAAERALFEKIVEIPTVEGRTAEFKRLTAILRAEFAKAGMTSIIKDHDNTQTLIARWPAARPSGKKPILLMAHMDVVEAKASDWKNPPFEFREEGGYYLGRGSSDNKSQLTGIVLALQEMKRRGFQPSRDIVVLFTGDEETAMHGARRAASEWKSLIDSEYALNFDGGGGAVYADGRVEGWYIQVAEKTYADYKLVATNRGGHSSGPRPDNAIYALAGALKAVEAHRFPPMINDATKVYFERIAANDKGQFGELIKLFLANPQDREYADLLEANEPGITRTRCVATMLSGGHAPNALPQRAEANVNCRIFPGVKIEQVRQLLQDLSGPDVVVTTDESSTTPETDASPLRDDVLNAYRAAVAARFPNAPVVPYMSAGATDGSYLRQAGIPVYGVGGSWGIVGQKSGAHGLDEKVWVDGFHGQVPITVDLLTRLAG; translated from the coding sequence ATGCGCCTGTTGCTTGCCGCCACCATCGCCGCCGCCGCCACGCCGGCGTTTGCCCAATCCGCCGACCCGGCAAGCCGCGCCGCCGAGCGGGCGCTGTTCGAAAAAATCGTCGAAATCCCGACAGTCGAAGGCCGCACCGCCGAGTTCAAGCGCCTCACCGCGATCCTCAGGGCGGAGTTCGCCAAGGCCGGTATGACCAGCATCATCAAGGACCATGACAATACCCAGACGCTGATCGCGCGCTGGCCGGCGGCGAGGCCGAGCGGCAAGAAGCCGATCCTGCTGATGGCGCATATGGACGTTGTCGAGGCTAAGGCCAGCGACTGGAAGAACCCGCCGTTCGAGTTCCGCGAAGAAGGTGGCTATTACCTCGGTCGCGGGAGCAGTGACAATAAAAGCCAGCTGACCGGGATCGTCCTTGCGCTGCAGGAAATGAAACGGCGGGGGTTCCAGCCGAGCCGCGACATCGTCGTGCTGTTCACCGGCGACGAAGAAACCGCCATGCATGGCGCTCGCCGCGCGGCGAGCGAGTGGAAAAGTCTGATCGACAGCGAATATGCGCTCAATTTCGACGGCGGCGGCGGGGCGGTCTATGCCGATGGACGGGTCGAGGGCTGGTATATCCAGGTCGCCGAAAAAACCTATGCCGACTATAAGCTGGTCGCCACCAATCGCGGTGGCCACAGTTCCGGACCACGGCCCGACAACGCCATCTACGCGCTGGCCGGCGCGCTCAAGGCGGTCGAGGCGCATCGTTTTCCGCCGATGATCAACGATGCGACCAAAGTCTATTTCGAACGGATCGCGGCGAACGACAAGGGTCAGTTCGGCGAACTGATCAAGCTCTTCCTCGCCAACCCGCAGGACCGGGAATATGCCGATCTGCTGGAAGCCAATGAGCCCGGAATCACGCGCACCCGCTGCGTCGCGACGATGCTTTCGGGCGGCCATGCCCCCAACGCACTCCCGCAACGGGCGGAGGCCAATGTCAATTGCCGAATCTTCCCCGGCGTCAAGATCGAGCAGGTGCGCCAATTGCTCCAGGACCTGTCGGGCCCCGATGTCGTGGTCACCACCGACGAAAGCTCGACCACGCCGGAAACCGACGCATCGCCGCTTCGCGACGACGTCCTGAATGCCTATCGCGCGGCAGTGGCAGCGCGTTTCCCCAACGCCCCGGTGGTGCCCTACATGTCGGCCGGCGCAACCGACGGCTCCTATCTTCGCCAGGCCGGAATCCCGGTTTATGGCGTCGGAGGAAGCTGGGGCATCGTCGGCCAGAAGTCGGGCGCGCACGGCCTTGACGAGAAGGTGTGGGTCGATGGCTTCCACGGGCAGGTGCCGATTACCGTCGACTTGCTGACCCGGTTAGCCGGATAA
- the zapE gene encoding cell division protein ZapE — protein sequence MSAMPGSVVKAYAALVEAGELRPDPDQARAVQALDRFARDMAGPKPGLLGRLFGKTARPARGVYLWGGVGRGKSMLMDLAYDHVPVEPKCRTHFHAFMIDVHARLREARRGEEGDPVIRVAEQIAGEVRFLAFDEMMVTNSADAMIMSRLFTALLDGGVGLVTTSNRPPDDLYRDGLNRELFLPFINLIEERLEVLPLNGPTDYRLDRMRGLDTWLVPNGPEATEKLRAAFFQLTDHPVEDRSAVPSETLDVGSGRTLEVPKSLKGVAVFSFKKLCGEARGAADYLAVARRFHTVILVGVPVMTREMRNEAARFVTLIDALYEHRVKLLAAADAEPNDLYPAGDGRFEFERTVSRLEEMQSADYLGEGHGLSED from the coding sequence ATGTCGGCGATGCCGGGCTCGGTCGTTAAGGCCTATGCCGCGCTGGTCGAGGCTGGAGAGCTAAGGCCCGATCCCGACCAGGCCCGCGCGGTCCAGGCGCTCGACCGGTTCGCTCGCGACATGGCCGGCCCCAAGCCGGGTCTGCTTGGCCGGCTGTTCGGCAAGACCGCCAGGCCGGCGCGTGGCGTCTATCTGTGGGGCGGGGTTGGACGGGGCAAGTCGATGCTGATGGACCTGGCCTACGACCATGTCCCGGTCGAACCCAAGTGTCGCACCCATTTCCATGCGTTCATGATCGACGTCCATGCCCGCCTGCGCGAGGCGCGACGGGGCGAAGAGGGCGATCCGGTTATTCGTGTCGCCGAGCAGATTGCCGGCGAAGTCCGCTTCCTCGCCTTCGATGAGATGATGGTCACCAACAGTGCCGACGCAATGATCATGTCGCGGCTGTTCACCGCGCTGCTTGACGGGGGCGTCGGGCTGGTCACCACCTCCAACCGCCCCCCGGACGACCTTTATCGCGACGGGCTCAACCGCGAGCTGTTCCTGCCATTCATCAATTTGATCGAGGAGCGGTTGGAGGTGCTGCCGCTCAATGGGCCGACTGACTATCGCCTCGACCGGATGCGCGGGCTCGATACCTGGCTCGTCCCCAACGGGCCGGAAGCGACCGAGAAGCTGCGGGCGGCCTTCTTCCAGCTTACCGACCACCCCGTGGAGGACCGGTCGGCCGTCCCTAGCGAGACGCTGGATGTGGGGAGCGGGCGAACGCTGGAGGTGCCAAAGAGCCTCAAGGGCGTCGCGGTGTTCAGTTTCAAGAAATTGTGCGGCGAGGCGCGCGGCGCGGCCGACTATCTGGCCGTCGCTCGCCGTTTTCACACGGTGATCCTGGTTGGCGTCCCGGTGATGACCCGCGAGATGCGCAATGAGGCGGCCCGCTTCGTGACGCTGATCGACGCGCTCTACGAACATCGGGTGAAACTGCTTGCCGCCGCCGACGCGGAACCTAACGATCTCTACCCCGCCGGCGATGGCCGGTTCGAGTTTGAGCGCACGGTCAGCCGCCTCGAGGAAATGCAGAGCGCCGATTATCTCGGCGAAGGCCATGGACTTTCCGAGGATTGA
- a CDS encoding PaaI family thioesterase: MNEKPAALPNGAEPDPDHPGWYSWGDFPRGSFAAQTGRLLFRPDGPGRARTRMMVTEAHQNIGGSIHGGAVMSFIDMSLFAGGRCAGMGEGHYVTLDCHTRFVARGRIGIALDAEVRLLKQTRGGLVFFAGHCEQEGEICYAFTGTLKKISPRPRSDVGDAGLGR, encoded by the coding sequence TTGAACGAAAAGCCGGCAGCGCTCCCCAACGGCGCTGAGCCTGATCCGGACCATCCCGGCTGGTATAGCTGGGGCGATTTCCCGCGCGGGAGTTTCGCGGCGCAGACCGGGCGGCTGTTGTTCCGCCCGGACGGGCCGGGCCGGGCGCGGACCCGGATGATGGTCACCGAAGCGCACCAGAATATCGGCGGATCGATCCACGGCGGCGCGGTGATGAGCTTCATCGACATGAGCCTGTTCGCTGGCGGGCGCTGCGCCGGAATGGGCGAAGGCCATTATGTCACGCTCGACTGCCACACCCGCTTCGTCGCGCGCGGGCGGATCGGGATCGCTCTCGATGCCGAAGTGCGGCTGCTGAAGCAGACCCGCGGCGGCCTGGTCTTTTTCGCCGGCCATTGCGAGCAGGAGGGCGAAATCTGCTACGCTTTTACCGGCACACTGAAGAAGATATCTCCTCGCCCCCGCAGCGATGTCGGCGATGCCGGGCTCGGTCGTTAA
- a CDS encoding succinate dehydrogenase iron-sulfur subunit encodes MAEFTLPKNSKIRKGRSYKAEEGKRLKTFKVYRYDPDSGANPRYDHYTIDLDKCGPMVLDAIIKIKNEIDPTLTFRRSCREGICGSCAMNMDGKNGLACTTAIEDIKGEVRITPLPHMEVVKDLVPDMTHFYAQYASVQPWLKSATPEPSGKERLQSPDDRAKLDGLYECILCACCSTSCPSYWWNSDKFLGPAVLLAAYRWLADSRDEATGERLDQLEDPFRLYRCHTIMNCANVCPKGLNPAKAIAETKKMIAERAA; translated from the coding sequence GTGGCCGAATTCACCCTGCCCAAGAACAGCAAGATCCGGAAAGGCCGAAGCTACAAGGCCGAAGAGGGCAAGAGGCTGAAGACATTCAAGGTCTATCGCTATGATCCCGATAGCGGCGCCAATCCGCGCTATGATCATTACACGATTGACCTCGACAAATGCGGTCCAATGGTCCTCGATGCGATCATCAAGATCAAGAATGAGATCGACCCGACGCTGACCTTCCGCCGATCCTGCCGCGAAGGCATTTGCGGATCGTGCGCGATGAATATGGACGGCAAGAACGGCCTGGCCTGCACCACCGCCATCGAGGACATCAAGGGCGAGGTGCGCATCACCCCGCTGCCGCACATGGAAGTGGTCAAGGACCTGGTCCCGGACATGACCCATTTCTACGCCCAGTATGCCTCGGTCCAGCCGTGGCTGAAGTCGGCGACGCCCGAGCCTTCGGGCAAGGAGCGGCTGCAAAGCCCCGATGACCGGGCCAAGCTCGACGGTCTTTACGAATGCATCCTGTGCGCCTGCTGCTCGACCAGCTGCCCAAGCTATTGGTGGAACAGCGACAAGTTCCTCGGACCCGCGGTGCTGCTTGCGGCCTATCGCTGGCTTGCGGACAGCCGCGATGAAGCGACCGGTGAGCGACTCGATCAGCTCGAGGATCCGTTCCGCCTCTATCGCTGCCACACGATCATGAATTGCGCCAACGTCTGCCCCAAGGGACTGAACCCGGCCAAGGCGATTGCCGAGACAAAGAAGATGATCGCGGAGCGCGCGGCTTGA
- a CDS encoding S41 family peptidase — translation MSRQSFLLTLLLAVAVPAAAQVGAPAAPTALPAQLSAADIRSVVDNLSAAAEQRYVDPAAGKRMAGALRSKAAAGAYDRLTDPVELAVRLSADLYAAVPDVHLRVAYEPNRSAETLRQGTTGRQVGGAQPFARIDPRSANAIARSNFGFETVQRLDGNIGYLKLNQFVIPDMSEPTARAALAFLSSSDAIIIDLRGNIGGSPELVRYILSHFTAPAPVALMTRYIRDDDRTETMMTLGEVPGKRRHGTPLHVLIDRNSASSAEMFAYLVQQKRLGTVYGEISRGAGQGGNMIPVGHGLSAFIPFTRIVDGPGWEGTGIRPDVAASSADALGAAHRAALRQLVAATSNAEIRREREWALEMAEAAAQPPIGSADLARFEGQFASRAFKARQGTLYVIGASGREDALVRISDTVFRSTGGRYSFDFAGQQLAAKVVFESIGGTRSETVRQNERATAPAAPSSGSIRI, via the coding sequence ATGTCGCGTCAATCATTCCTGCTCACGCTGCTCCTGGCCGTTGCCGTTCCCGCTGCCGCCCAGGTCGGTGCACCGGCCGCGCCGACGGCCTTGCCTGCGCAGTTGTCCGCAGCCGACATCCGCTCGGTCGTCGACAATCTCTCGGCCGCGGCGGAGCAGCGCTATGTCGATCCGGCCGCGGGCAAGCGCATGGCGGGCGCCCTGCGCTCGAAGGCCGCGGCGGGCGCCTATGACCGTCTGACCGATCCCGTTGAGCTGGCCGTTCGCCTGTCCGCCGATCTTTATGCGGCGGTTCCCGACGTCCACCTGCGCGTCGCCTATGAACCCAACCGTTCCGCCGAAACGCTGCGCCAGGGCACCACTGGCCGGCAAGTCGGCGGCGCGCAGCCCTTCGCTCGAATCGACCCGCGCAGCGCGAACGCCATTGCCCGGTCAAACTTCGGGTTCGAAACGGTCCAGCGGCTCGACGGTAATATCGGCTATCTGAAGCTCAACCAGTTCGTCATTCCCGATATGTCCGAACCAACGGCACGGGCCGCACTGGCCTTCCTTTCAAGCAGTGACGCGATAATCATCGACCTGCGCGGAAACATCGGGGGATCGCCCGAACTCGTCCGCTACATCCTCAGTCATTTCACCGCACCGGCGCCGGTCGCGCTGATGACCCGATACATACGCGATGATGACCGTACCGAGACAATGATGACCTTGGGCGAAGTGCCTGGAAAGCGGCGCCACGGCACGCCACTTCACGTACTGATCGATCGCAATTCGGCCTCTTCGGCCGAGATGTTCGCCTATCTCGTCCAGCAGAAGCGGCTTGGCACCGTTTATGGCGAAATTAGTCGCGGGGCGGGCCAGGGCGGAAACATGATCCCCGTCGGTCACGGCCTGTCCGCGTTCATCCCCTTCACGCGGATCGTCGACGGTCCGGGCTGGGAAGGCACCGGCATCCGTCCCGATGTCGCGGCTTCATCTGCTGATGCACTGGGCGCCGCGCACCGGGCGGCGCTGCGCCAGCTGGTCGCCGCAACGAGCAATGCCGAGATCAGGCGCGAGCGGGAGTGGGCGCTGGAAATGGCCGAGGCCGCGGCCCAGCCCCCGATCGGCAGCGCCGACCTCGCCCGTTTCGAGGGTCAGTTCGCAAGCCGTGCGTTTAAGGCAAGGCAGGGTACGCTCTACGTGATTGGCGCGAGTGGCCGGGAGGATGCGCTGGTGCGAATCAGCGATACCGTGTTCCGTTCGACCGGCGGGCGATACTCCTTCGATTTCGCCGGCCAGCAGCTCGCTGCCAAGGTCGTGTTCGAATCGATTGGCGGTACGCGCTCGGAAACGGTTCGCCAGAACGAGCGCGCGACAGCGCCGGCCGCTCCTTCCAGCGGCTCAATCCGCATTTGA
- a CDS encoding peroxiredoxin, which yields MLNEGDKVPNLKTRLSDGAELDLAAPGGPLVLFFYPKDDTSGCTREAQEFTELVADFAAAGTKVVGVSRDPMKKHDKFIAKYDLKIPLASDEDGAISGAFGTWVEKSMYGRKYMGMERATYLIDADGRVLKGWRKVKVPGHAAEVLKAAKG from the coding sequence ATGCTGAATGAAGGCGACAAGGTTCCAAATTTGAAGACCCGTCTAAGCGACGGCGCCGAACTGGACCTCGCCGCGCCAGGCGGCCCGCTGGTCCTTTTCTTTTACCCCAAGGACGACACTTCGGGCTGCACCCGTGAAGCGCAGGAATTTACCGAACTGGTCGCCGACTTCGCCGCGGCGGGGACCAAGGTGGTCGGCGTTTCGCGCGACCCGATGAAGAAGCATGACAAGTTCATCGCCAAATATGATCTCAAGATTCCGCTGGCCTCCGACGAGGACGGGGCGATCAGCGGCGCCTTCGGCACTTGGGTCGAAAAATCGATGTACGGGCGCAAATATATGGGAATGGAGCGCGCCACCTATCTTATCGACGCCGACGGAAGGGTCCTCAAGGGCTGGCGCAAGGTCAAGGTCCCCGGCCATGCGGCGGAAGTGCTCAAGGCGGCCAAGGGCTAG
- the glnE gene encoding bifunctional [glutamate--ammonia ligase]-adenylyl-L-tyrosine phosphorylase/[glutamate--ammonia-ligase] adenylyltransferase, which yields MKVTDPSAARRDALARARDHAPFLRRAAEIFPEVVEAFLAQGSEVGVRAALAADDDNVGARLRRQRHGLALAVALADLSGEVSLEWVSSTLSDFADSAMDQALRTAMLERVPDAEPRGIAVLALGKLGSHELNYSSDVDLVLLFDPATVPRRNREEPGESAVRIARGFIELMQQRTEDGYVARVDLRLRPSPEVTPIVLPADAAISYYESSALPWERAAFIRARAAAGDRALGESFLREIRPFIWRRALDFGAIDEIRDISLRIRDHYAQGQAFGPGFDLKRGRGGIREAEFFTQVFQLIHGGREPGLRSAATVEALHSLGAGGRLDPHVAEGIAAAYRALRIAEHRVQMIDDRQEHRLPVDPIALDQVARLDGLADGPRLVAQLGPHVEFVGLQFDGLVSKQNETLSNDPDILRSELSAIGFADVEAVQRQVSDWRSGRARSLRSPAARNAFEAMLPTLMQAIAAGPDPGHALNRFGDIVERLSSGVNLYRLLEARPKLADLLALILAHAAPLADQLGRRPTLLDGLIDDSSFTAPPDADALAVRFLRFMGSEPFDMALEQVRRKVGERRFALGVQLLAAHRDPIVIAEGYSDLAEAAVVALSAGVEAEFERSNGKVAGGELIILGLGRLGGRALTHASDLDLIYLFDAPEGAQSNGRKPMPATDYYNRLASRISAALGTPTAAGPLYEVDTRLRPQGAQGMLAVSIAAFEAYQRSDAWTWEHMALCRARPLTGSAAAKARVRTLIENILQSSTDEAKIRADAAAMRAEMARHKPPAGPLDIKLGPGGLVDLEFTVHTLQLTTHAGLDPRLEVAIAALVDRELIDEGADADLRLLSRMLVVLRLVGAKEMEPAEQSRQLVATLCGQPDWESLLAVVDAARQRIAARWAKVKGMSDAE from the coding sequence ATGAAAGTGACAGACCCGTCGGCGGCAAGACGCGATGCCCTGGCCCGCGCGCGCGACCATGCGCCGTTCCTTCGCAGGGCAGCGGAAATCTTCCCCGAAGTGGTCGAGGCGTTCCTCGCGCAGGGCAGCGAGGTGGGAGTGCGGGCCGCGCTTGCGGCGGACGACGACAATGTCGGAGCGCGGCTCCGCCGCCAGCGGCACGGGCTGGCGCTGGCCGTGGCACTGGCCGACCTCAGCGGCGAGGTTTCGCTTGAGTGGGTAAGCTCGACCCTGTCTGACTTCGCCGACTCCGCGATGGACCAAGCGCTGCGCACGGCGATGCTCGAGCGCGTCCCGGACGCCGAACCGCGCGGAATCGCCGTCCTGGCGCTCGGCAAGCTCGGCAGCCATGAGCTCAACTATTCCTCCGATGTCGATCTCGTCCTGTTGTTCGATCCCGCAACCGTTCCGCGCCGCAACCGTGAGGAGCCGGGCGAATCCGCAGTGCGCATCGCCCGCGGCTTCATTGAGTTGATGCAGCAGCGGACCGAAGACGGCTATGTTGCCCGGGTCGACCTGCGCCTTCGCCCGTCGCCCGAAGTCACCCCGATCGTGTTGCCGGCCGACGCGGCGATCAGCTATTATGAAAGCTCGGCCCTGCCATGGGAGCGGGCGGCGTTCATTCGCGCCCGGGCCGCCGCCGGGGATCGCGCGCTCGGCGAATCCTTCCTCCGGGAGATCCGCCCGTTCATCTGGCGCCGCGCGCTCGATTTCGGCGCGATCGACGAGATCCGCGATATCAGCCTCCGGATCCGCGACCATTATGCGCAGGGCCAGGCCTTCGGACCGGGATTCGACCTCAAGCGTGGGCGCGGGGGGATCCGCGAAGCGGAATTTTTCACCCAGGTCTTCCAGCTGATTCACGGCGGCCGCGAACCGGGCCTGCGCAGTGCCGCCACCGTCGAGGCGCTACATTCCCTCGGCGCCGGTGGACGGCTCGATCCGCACGTGGCCGAAGGCATCGCCGCCGCTTATCGCGCGCTACGCATCGCCGAACATCGCGTGCAGATGATCGACGACCGGCAGGAACATCGCTTGCCGGTCGATCCGATCGCGCTCGACCAGGTCGCGCGCCTCGACGGGCTGGCGGACGGCCCCCGGCTGGTTGCCCAACTGGGTCCGCATGTCGAATTCGTCGGGTTGCAGTTCGACGGGCTGGTGTCGAAACAGAATGAAACCCTGTCCAACGATCCCGACATCTTGCGCTCCGAACTGTCGGCAATCGGTTTTGCCGATGTCGAGGCCGTCCAGCGGCAGGTTTCGGATTGGCGGTCGGGCCGGGCGCGCTCGCTGCGATCACCCGCCGCGCGCAACGCCTTCGAGGCGATGCTGCCGACGTTGATGCAGGCAATTGCCGCCGGGCCCGACCCCGGCCATGCGCTCAATCGCTTCGGCGACATTGTCGAACGCTTGTCTAGCGGGGTGAACCTCTATCGCCTGCTGGAAGCGCGGCCGAAGCTGGCTGACCTTCTGGCCCTGATCTTGGCCCATGCCGCACCACTCGCCGACCAGCTGGGACGGCGCCCGACCCTGCTCGATGGGCTGATCGACGATTCCAGCTTTACCGCGCCGCCCGATGCCGATGCGCTGGCCGTGCGGTTCCTGCGCTTCATGGGTTCGGAGCCTTTCGACATGGCGCTCGAACAGGTTCGCAGGAAGGTCGGGGAGCGGCGTTTCGCGCTTGGCGTGCAGCTGCTCGCCGCGCACCGCGACCCGATCGTCATTGCCGAAGGCTATAGCGACCTCGCCGAAGCGGCGGTGGTCGCGCTGTCGGCCGGCGTCGAGGCCGAGTTCGAGCGCAGCAATGGCAAGGTTGCAGGCGGTGAGCTGATCATTCTGGGTCTCGGCCGGTTGGGCGGCCGCGCCCTTACCCATGCCAGCGACCTCGACCTGATTTACCTGTTCGATGCGCCGGAAGGGGCCCAGTCCAACGGACGCAAGCCGATGCCGGCGACGGATTATTACAATCGACTTGCAAGCCGGATCAGCGCCGCACTGGGCACGCCGACCGCGGCTGGACCGCTCTACGAGGTCGATACCCGGCTCCGCCCGCAAGGCGCGCAGGGGATGCTTGCGGTGAGCATTGCCGCGTTCGAAGCCTATCAGCGCTCGGACGCATGGACCTGGGAACATATGGCGCTGTGCCGCGCCCGCCCGCTGACCGGTTCGGCGGCGGCCAAGGCCCGGGTGCGGACACTGATTGAAAATATCCTGCAGTCATCGACGGACGAGGCGAAGATTCGCGCCGACGCGGCGGCAATGCGCGCGGAAATGGCGCGCCACAAGCCGCCCGCTGGCCCGCTCGACATCAAGCTCGGCCCAGGCGGGTTGGTCGACCTCGAATTTACGGTCCATACGCTGCAGCTGACCACCCATGCCGGCCTCGATCCCCGGCTTGAGGTCGCGATTGCCGCGCTGGTCGATCGGGAATTGATCGATGAAGGCGCCGATGCCGACTTGAGGCTGCTCAGCCGGATGCTGGTCGTGCTGCGCCTGGTCGGCGCGAAAGAGATGGAGCCCGCCGAACAGTCCCGCCAGCTGGTCGCGACCCTGTGCGGGCAGCCGGACTGGGAATCGCTCCTTGCGGTCGTCGACGCAGCCCGGCAGAGGATCGCCGCCCGCTGGGCCAAAGTGAAGGGGATGAGCGATGCTGAATGA
- a CDS encoding sigma-70 family RNA polymerase sigma factor: MPGDDPVPLPDDEFKEHLAQVIPHLRAFGRSLSGSRDLADDLVQETLLKAWAARKRFQAGTNMRAWTFIILRNLFLSQMRRARFKGEWDDVTAAKILAAPASQDRHVELGDMQRALLHLPQPQREALILVGAGGFAYEEAAEICGCAVGTIKSRVARGRVALEGLLSGGKLPSRRQHKTDPNRSALQEIMGEVDDLSRDRG; encoded by the coding sequence ATGCCGGGCGACGATCCGGTTCCCCTGCCCGACGACGAGTTCAAGGAACATCTTGCGCAGGTCATTCCCCACCTGCGCGCCTTCGGGAGGTCCCTTTCGGGAAGCCGCGACCTCGCCGACGACCTGGTTCAGGAAACGCTCTTGAAGGCGTGGGCGGCGCGCAAGCGCTTCCAGGCGGGCACCAACATGCGCGCCTGGACATTCATCATCCTGCGCAACCTGTTCCTCAGCCAGATGCGCCGTGCGCGCTTCAAGGGCGAGTGGGACGATGTCACCGCCGCCAAGATCCTTGCCGCTCCTGCCAGCCAGGACCGGCACGTCGAGCTTGGCGACATGCAGCGTGCGCTGCTGCACCTGCCGCAGCCCCAGCGTGAAGCGCTGATCCTCGTCGGGGCCGGCGGTTTTGCTTATGAAGAAGCGGCCGAGATTTGCGGGTGCGCGGTCGGAACGATCAAGAGCCGGGTCGCGCGCGGCCGCGTCGCGCTCGAAGGGCTGCTCAGCGGAGGCAAGCTGCCTTCGCGCCGCCAGCACAAGACCGATCCCAATCGATCGGCGCTTCAGGAAATCATGGGCGAAGTCGACGATCTCAGCCGCGACCGCGGCTGA
- a CDS encoding response regulator, whose protein sequence is MSLGQELAPHLPFLRRYSRALTGSQTHGDAFVRATLETIVASPEEFPRDVDARLGLYRTFHAIWSSANIEEGEEPTTDLAGAEGIAHARLSRITPLSRQALLLTSLEGFSSEDAGYLISASAEDVESLVAEAMAEIERQTHADVLIIEDEPIIAMDIESIVRDLGHNVTGVAVTRDEAVAQARKSPPGLVLADIQLADDSSGIDAVKDILSEFSVPVIFITAFPERLLTGARPEPTFLITKPFQRSTVKAAISQALFFDAATVPAG, encoded by the coding sequence ATGTCGCTGGGCCAGGAACTTGCACCGCATCTGCCATTTCTCCGCCGCTATAGTCGCGCGTTGACCGGCAGCCAGACCCATGGCGACGCGTTCGTTCGCGCCACGCTGGAAACGATCGTCGCCTCCCCTGAGGAATTTCCGCGCGACGTCGACGCTCGGCTCGGCCTCTACCGCACCTTCCACGCCATCTGGTCGAGCGCGAACATCGAGGAAGGCGAGGAGCCGACCACTGACCTCGCCGGCGCCGAAGGCATTGCCCACGCCCGGCTATCGCGAATCACCCCGCTGTCCCGCCAGGCGCTGCTTCTGACCAGCCTCGAGGGTTTTTCGAGCGAGGACGCCGGTTACCTCATCTCCGCGTCCGCGGAGGATGTCGAAAGCCTCGTCGCCGAAGCGATGGCAGAGATCGAACGGCAGACCCATGCCGACGTCCTGATCATCGAGGATGAGCCGATCATCGCCATGGATATTGAATCGATCGTCCGCGATCTTGGGCATAATGTCACCGGCGTTGCCGTGACCCGCGACGAAGCGGTCGCGCAGGCGCGCAAGTCGCCTCCCGGGCTGGTGCTCGCTGACATCCAGCTTGCCGATGACAGCTCCGGGATCGACGCGGTCAAGGATATCCTCTCCGAATTTTCGGTTCCGGTGATCTTCATCACCGCTTTCCCCGAGCGGTTGCTGACCGGGGCCCGGCCGGAGCCGACCTTCCTGATCACCAAGCCGTTCCAGCGCTCGACGGTCAAGGCGGCGATCAGCCAGGCTCTGTTTTTCGACGCCGCGACCGTCCCTGCCGGATAA
- a CDS encoding NepR family anti-sigma factor: MLAHEGDERLSGTSKASVKGDSANEGSPDNKKRKAEAGTVGRALRTVYDQTLREEIPKDFLDLLGKLD; the protein is encoded by the coding sequence ATGCTTGCGCACGAGGGGGATGAGAGGTTGAGTGGCACCAGCAAAGCCAGCGTTAAGGGCGACAGCGCCAACGAGGGCAGTCCCGACAACAAAAAGCGCAAGGCCGAGGCCGGGACCGTCGGTCGCGCCCTTCGCACCGTCTATGACCAGACCCTGCGCGAAGAAATTCCCAAGGACTTCCTGGACCTGCTCGGCAAGCTCGACTGA